The DNA segment AAGCGGGATTGAGGGTCCTGACTCCAAGGCTCACGCATTTTCCCGAGGGTCCAGGGTCTAAGACAAGCTGTCCAGACTGAAACCCAGCCCAGCTGGGACCCAGAGCAGAGGCAGTGCAGTGAGAGTTCTTGCCACAGGTCAGCAGGGGGAGGAGATCTGGGCCATATGGAGATGAGGCTGCAAATGGGGCTCTAGGATGATCTGATTTTGATATTGAAAAGCAAAtaatggagggggagggtatgcttagcatgcacgaggtcctgggttcaatccccagtacctctataacaaacattttttaaaaataaaaactaattactccaccttccccaaataaatgaataaaaaataaaactcatctcAAAAAAAGAATACCcatgaaaaacatttaaaggCAAATATTATTAGCATCTTCAGGCACTAACTTCAATGCTAGCACTGTGCTGAACATTCATAAACATTAGGTCATTTAGTACTCACAATGCCCCTTTGAGGGAGACACTATTATAATCCACttttttcagataaggaagctgaagcAGAAGAGGGAAGCAACTTGCCCTGGGTtaccagcaagtggcagagcagggatctGAGCACAGAGATTTCCAATCTGTTGAGGGCAAAGGCTCTGCTGTGCAAAGAAAAGAGCTTGAGTTGCTCACTCCCTCCAGCTCTGACCCCAGCCTGCCTCAGGCGACAGGAGCTGCCGCTGGCTCTCCAGGAGGCGCGGCCTCGGTGCACCCTCTGCTGTGCACGAGGAGCAAAGAGAGTTCCGTCCGAGTCCTGAAGATGGCTGGCAGGGACCGTGGCCTCTCCTCCCCAATAAGGAACAGGGTCactgggctggctggctggctgtagACCACCACTGCAGAGCACACATCTGCTGAGCTGCAGAAGGATGGGTTTGGTCACACCCCTGGTTTCTCAGGACTTCTTCCTCTTAGAagctcctccacctccctcaAAGTCATGTTCATCCCAGGTCCACCCCACTGAGGACCAGGACCATGGGCTGGATGGGCGCTACCAGGAGTGACCATGACCGGCCCCCTTAAGAGCTGGGATCCATGCTCATTCAGAGCACTGCCACGTGGGTAAAAGGCAGAATTGGGAATCCAAGCGATCTGGGAAAAGGACCCCTCCCCAAGGGCCGGGATGGCTGGCTGTGAGTCGGGCAGTGAGGCTGGATACTCTGAACAGGTCAAGGGTGTGGAAAGGGGAATAAAGGCTAGGGTAAGGATAGGCAAATGCATGAAGGAGGAACAGGTGTCCGGGCATGTTCATCCAGGCCAAGTTTGTTTGAACCGGGGCTTGCTACTGGGTGGGGCTCAGTGAGAAGAGAAACAGCCCCAGGACAACTCCTCAGGAAATAAGGGGGCACCCCAAGTCTGAGTTAATTGCCTCAGGTACATTTCTGGGCCCAGAAGAGGGAGTTAGTCATAGGACCTATATCAGAGGAGAAAGCAGGTGAAAAAAAGGCCAATCCACATTTTATTTGTATCTGTCTTGAACGTGTACATAAATTCTCAGGACCCACTCCCCCATGTTGGGGATGGATGGTAGGTTCTGGAGGGAAGAAGCATCCGATTGAGGACATGAAATTTAACAGAAGGTCCTGCCACCCTGAGCAAGGGGCATCCCTGTGGGCCGGGACTTgcactgtcctccctcccctcccggcCATCTGTGAATCCTCATGGGCCCTGCTATTTGACACTAGCTCAGCCCCCTCCTCCGCATGGACTGGCCATGGGCAGGAGACCCAACCTCCTCTCTTCAGTGTTTTAGCTTCTTCTGCTTTTCTCATCCctaaaattctactcctgggGTGGGAAAACACCAAAACCCACAACATGTCTCTCCCAAGCCTACTCCTAACTCAGGGTGGTCAAACCAGACTCCTGAGATTAGAAACTTCAGCCACCGGGGCCCTCACAGCTGGCTGGATCTGAGGGCAGGGTTGGCAGTGGCACTGTGGCAGGATGTGGGGAGGTGCAGGGCTCCTGGGTGTGcctgaaagagggaaagaaagcccCCCAGGAAGCCAAGGACATGGGCTTATTCGTCGTAGAAGTCAACATGGGCTCCAGACTTGAACTTGTCCTTCTGCAGCAAGCTCAGCAGTTTCTGGGCTGACACCCTGCAATCCACAAGCTTCCCCTTTGTCTTCAACTCCTGCAGCTTTTCTCGCAGGTCTGGGTCCACGGAGGTCTCCCGGGCTAGCTGCTGCATGTCTGTGTCCAGGGGACCTAGAGGATGAGGAGCAGAAGACAAGGGAACACGGCTGAGGCAGGGGCCCCTgctgtgtgtggggggtggggtggagtcaCATCTGGCCAGAAGGTGACACCTCATCTTGGCTGACACCTGTCATCAGGATCATCAAAAGCTCCACACTGTCACTGCTGAGCTCCAGACTCAAATTCCAATGTCCTCTGAACATGGTCCCTCGAGACCACCGAGTCTGCACTTCCTGCCCAACCAGCACCTCCCCTGACTTTCCCACGAAGTACCCCTCTCCCAGACTCAaaccttcctctccccaccccctctgcccccacagcCAATCAGTCAGTCACCAGGTAGGACCCTTGGCTTCTGCCAAACTGCCAACCAGGCCCCTTATGCAACACTGGTTCCCTCCCTGCTTCAACTCCTCCTGTAGACCTCTGCTACAGTCATCTTGCTAAAACATCACTGGGGTCGGCAAAACGACAATTTCTAGCTGTGCCCCCATAAAAACATCAATTTGGACAACTAAATGCATATggaattattttcaaaagagCCAAGGATTCCAGGTGAGGAATTACGCCACCTGAGTTGAagcacagaaataagaaaagaccCACCGAGGAAGGTAGGAAAGACAAATTCACATACCCTACCACCCCTTGCCCAAGCCCCGGCAGCCCAGTGTGGGGACGGACATGCTCCCTGTGGGAAGAGAGTGAAGTGAGCACCCATCTTCCCTGGGGGCTCCAGAGTCAGCTTGTCCCAGCACCCGGCCAACTCCTGTGGCCCCAGATGGCTCCCTGTGGGCTGTCATGAACCAGGCCCCCAGCTCACCCCAGCACCCGCCAGCTCCAGTGGTCCCACAGCCCTAGGCAGCTCCCAGGGGGCACCTGTGAAGCCAGGCCCCTGATCTATTCCAGCACCAGCTGGCTCCTGGGCCTGGGCAGCTCCTGGGAACCCAGGCTTCTGGCACATCCCAGCACTAGCCAACTCCTGTGCCCCTAGATGGCTCCTGTGGGCCCAGGCTTCTGATCAGGGTCTGTGAATGTACCCACAAACCAGGCTCCCAGCTAGGCCTAGTGCCAGGCTGACTACCACAGACACATGAATTTGGACCCACCCCAGCAATAGGTGCCTAAGGACTCTAGTAGCAAGCCTGCTATGGACATCACCAGATGGCCCACCCAGAATCACTGGATGGCTTGACTGGTGCAGAGCTTTTCCTGCTGAACTCAGTCTATAAAGACTAGAAGAGGTGCCTACTTCCTCAAAGGCACAGACACCAACACAAGGCCATAAGGATCATAAATAATCAAAGAAACATGACACCACTGAAGGAATCTAATACAACCCTGATGACTGACCATAAAGGTGAGATCTACGAACTGTGtgacaaagaattcagaataatccTCTTAAAGAAATTCAGTGAACTATAAGCAAACACAGATAGGCACCtaaatgaaattaggaaaacaatgtgtgaacaaaatgagaagtccaacaaagaaatagaaaccatctggagaaaaaaaaaaaaaaacccaaactgtaATCCTAGAAGAATACAATGACTGAACTGAAGAATTAGAGAATTTAACAGAAGACTTGGccaagcagaaaaaaatctgtgtactagAAGAAAGGTCATTTGAAATCATCTAGtcagagaagcaaaagaaaaaagaagtgaaaaaagccTACACGAATTAAGGGttacatttaaaagaaacaatctaTGTATTATTGgagtcccagaaaaaaaaaaaaaggaacaggaagcttatttaaagaaataatgtctgAGAACTTCCTAAATCTGGGGAGAGATTTGTACATCCAAGTTTATGAAGCTAATATTTCAACCCCAAAATACCTTCTCCAAGACACCAAGACTAGATGGTTTCACTAgtaaattatgtctttttttaatgacaacaTCATATtattttgatcactgtagctttgtaataggGTTTTGAATCAGAGAGTATGATGCTGGAGAgttttgttcctctttctcaagattgctttggctattcagggtcttttgtgattctatatgtattttagaattatttgctttatttctgtgaaaaatgccattggaattttgatagggattgcattaaatctgtaggctgctttgggtagtatggacattttaacaatattaatccttccaatccatgagcacggcatctttccatttattttgtacCTTCAACTATAAtgccttatagttttcagtgtacaagtcttttacctcgttaaatttattcctaggcattttattcttcttgaggCAACTGTAAATGGGACTGCTGTCTtaagtttctctttctgatagttcattactaatgtatagaaatgcaattgattttgtatcctgcaactttactgaatttgttagttctaatagttttttggtaaAGTTTTTAGGGTTTCTTATGTGTAATATGTCATgtgcaaatagagatagttttacctcttcctttccaatttggatgcctttgatttttcttgcctaattgctctggctaggacttccaatattatgttgaataaaagtagtaaGAATAGCTTccttggggggcggggggtgggaagggacagactgggatttcaaaatgtagaatagataaacaagattatactgtatagcacagggaaatatatacaagatcttatggtagctcatagagaaaaaaatgtgacaatgaatatatgtatgttcatgtataactgaaaaatcgtgctctacactagaatttgacacaacattgtaaaattattataaatcaataaaaatgttaaaaaaaaaaatagcttccttgtcttgttcctgatcttagatgAAAAGGTTTTATCTTTTCATCATTAAGTACATTAGCTGTgagcttgtcatatatggccttgcTTATATTTAGGTACATTCCCTCTATCCCCACTTTGCTGAGTCTTTTAAATCGttaagtgggtgttgaattttgtcaaatgcttcttctgcacttattaagatgatcatataaATTTtacccttcattttgttaatgtggtgtattgcACTGACTGActtgcagatgttgaaccatctttgcacccctagaataaatcccacctgatcatggtatatgatcctcttaatgtattgttgaatttggtttgctaataattttgaggatttctgcatctatattcatcgagtatattggcctgtaattttcttttcttgtagtgtccgtgtctggttttggtatgagggcaatgttggcctcataaaatgagtctgGAGAGTTTTCCCACCTTTGCACGCAGGATGCCTTACACCTGCTGATATGGAAGCAGTCCTCAAGGTCAATGTCCAGTTCAGCCACCTCCAATTAAGCCATCTGGTCACCCCACCAGACAGGAATTGCTTCTTTCTTGAACCCTTATAGACACTTTCTATTCTTTATATAGGAGCCACAGCACCCAAGAATTTGGAGTTAATGGATCTCATGGGCAGAAAATCAAGGAAACTCAGGCTTGGAAGGAGAATCACCCCTCTGATCCTCAAACATCTTTCAATCACTCATGCATCCCTGGTAAGTAGGGACTTGCTACCTTTCCAAACAACCCACTCCATCTTTGGACACTTGTTAGAACATTCTTCCAGAGACTGAAACAAAAACCTAATTGGTCTCAGTCTTCATTCAGGCCCTGGGAGCCTCACAAAAAGTTCAACTTCCTCATAATGCCCATGGCAGCCCCCTGAGACGTAACCCAGTCGCATGGAATTCCGGAGTCTGCTCTGCTCCTGACTGTGGTTTCCATTTGCTCACTGTTGACTGAGTAAATCCTAGGCTGAGCTCAGACTGAGTGCTGGGTTGAATGTTGGCTGTAAGAGTAACTGTATacgtgagggagggagggaggattggGTACTAAAGAACATGAAGAAGTAGACACGGCACTGATTATGAACTTGGACGCAAGGtttgatcctggctctgccccatcTGGACTTTGGTCAGGTCAATCCACCTCTTTGCTCCTAGGGTTCCAAGGGGAATAAGCTACTGGATCTCTACGTTGCTCAGACATTATATAACAGCTATGTCACCACCTTCTAATTTCAGCAACCTCAAGCCTAGAATAGAAGCCTCACTTTTAAGAATGGGGTACAGTGGCATTATGGTAAGGTGATGAGAAGCCAGATCAAGGGTCACAAGACCCTCTACCCTTTAACTTTCCTGAGGATGGGACCCTATCTTATTTATCCCAGCATCCCCCAGAATTCCAGCACTGTTCAGTCTGGGATGGTCAGTATTCAACAATGTCGGTCTGCTCATCATTCAGCTCACATTTACTGCAGACTGGCTCAGTGGGATGCtttgctaggtgctggggacaaTGGACAGTCCCTGCGCAGAAAGAGATGTAAAGAAGTATACATATGAACATAATACAGTGTGGTAAGTCCTATCTAACAATTAGAAATGCTAACAATCAGATAGCACTTCACAGTTAGGAATCACTTTCACATGCATGACATCATTCAGTCCTCCAAACTGCTCTGTCAAGACAGGTAGCATCTTCCCTATTTTACATGAAGAAATGAGGTACAGGCCTGTTATTTAAATCCTAATCATCTCTCAAAGTCTAATCTTTCAGACTTTTTGGCCCCACCCTCAAGTCCAGGCAGCTCAATCGGTACCCTCTAACTAAAGCTGCCTGCCCCTGCCAACACTAAACTTCCTTGGAGCCTGTGTTTCCCTTAAGGAGTGATGGGTCATGATTCAGGGACAATATATTCTATGGACCTTTCCTGAGGGGGACAGAGGAGGCTCCTTGCTCAGTCCCCAGAAGGTAACCGGCCAATTCCGGGCACAGGGACAGCAGTAATGCTTCACCTACCTGGGGCATAGCTCAGCACCCTCACACTCGGATCCTCTGCGGCCAGGACCTGGAACAGCATGTCACGAGCAGCCTTCCCTGCACAGTACAGTGCCCAGCCCTTGAAGGGCTGCAGCGCACAGAGGGATGAGATGTTAACCACAGTCCTGCTGAGGCCAGGACTCTTCGGGAAGGCCTTCAGGATGCTGGAAGTCAGGCAGAGCATGGAGGTCAGGTTCAGAGCCCAGTAGTTGTTCACTTCAGCTGAGTCAGCCAGGTCCACGAAGCCTTTGGACACATCCCCAAGAGTGGCTGAAAAACCAGACCTTAGGAATCACTCAATTTATTCCAGAAATCCCCTTCCCATCCAGACCTAGAGGAGTTTCCCTAGTGCTTCGGAAGACGCCTCCATCTTCTTAGCTCTGCAGATGGATATACCTGGGGGAACCCACACCTGAAGCTGCAGACTAGCTTTGCTCCGGGACAGGAGGCGGGGtacgggggaggggcgggggtggtggtggtggtggaggggagcgGAACTCTGGGGGCCAATTGGAGAAATGGGGGAATTTACTTCTATTGGGAACCCCCCTATCCTAACTCACGCCTCCGCCAGAGGGCGCCGAGCAAGATGATTAGGAAAGTTCTACAGGCGTTCTGAAAAACTTGGCGTTGAATCCGGAAGGGGAGAATGGGGGGGAGGTGGCGGAaaaaaggggaggtggggggcaaaAAGGGCAGGTGGGGGCAAGATGAGCTTCCGTGACAGCATCGGGTCTTCCTCGCACATCGCATAAACTAGGTCTTTCGGGAGTCTTTTCTGACTCCTAGGAGACACCTTTAAAGTTCCAAGTGGTGGGGGAAGTGAGAACAGAAAGGGACACTAAGCTGTACCCCCGAAGCGCTCGCACAGGTGGAGTCCGGCCCCGCCCGCGGGGGTCTTACCCGCGTTGTTGATGAGCATCATTCGCTGTAGGCCCTCGGGCCTGGGGAGCTCGCGCACGGCGGCGAGCAGCCGCTGTAAGTCTGCCTCGGCGCCCAGGTCGGCGGGCACCCACACCAGGCGCAGGCCCGGCCGCCCGGAGCCCAGCTCGGCCTCCAGCTGCCGCAGCGCCTCGTCGTTGCGGGCGCTTAGGACCAGCACGGAGCCAGGCGACAGCAGCGGGACCAGGAGCTGGGCCAGCGTCCGGCCGAAGCCGCGGGAGGCCCCGGTCAGCACGCATACGGCGCGCCCCAGGCTGCCCACCTTGCCGGCGCCCGCCTCCATGCCTCCGATCTCCGCGAGCTGAGGCCGGAACCTGAGACCCGGCAGGGGACCGGGCGGCCGCGGTGGGCGGGGCGGCGTCGGGGAGTGGGCGGGGCCCCGCCCGGCGTGGGCGGGAACCTGAAGCTGCGGGCGGAGAGCAGCCGGCGCCGGTTTCCGTGGTAGTGGAAATGGAGGTAACTGGGAAGTCGAAGTGAGCTCCGGGGGGCTAAACTGGAAGGGCAGGAGGCGCGGCCTCCACAGGAAGCCCTAACCGTTTGCGGAGCGTAGCTTCACCCTTCGCCCTGCACCCCACGCGTTTCAGTCACCCGCTGGGAAGCATTCTCTTCCCAAGTCCGGGCCCAACTTGCTTGCACAAGTGACTCCCTCCAGGTCAGGCCACCTTGCTCAATGCTGAGCATCCCTGCACGTGGCCTATGCCAGTTCAGGGATTCGGGTCCCTTCTGGGCTCAGGGAACTCACCCTCCCCGATGGGGGGCGGTGGTAAGAGCAGCTACCTCCTGGTGAACAAAGCGCTCTTCCATTCGTTGTAAGAACCTTCTCCCGCTCTAGGCTGATTGCTGGCGCTGGTTCCCCTACCTCTTTGAGGTTTCTGACTCTGCCCCTAAAGATCTGAGTTCCCTGGGATCCTGCACCCACTCATGCTGCCCTCTTCCTAGTAGCCAATTCCTTCTCCTCCCATCTGCGTTTTCGCACATGATCGTCCAAGTCTACTTCCAGGCCTGTGCTTCAGAAAAcccacattttccatttttttttttcccaagagaaagagggaaaagttgGCAGACTGCTACAGATCTCCTTGAAAAGGAGTCGCTTTTGAGAAATTTAGCAAGGATCTTAAGTAACCTAACCCCCACAGCTCAGTCCCAGTCCTCACTGGGCTGTTCTCTGCCCTGGGGACAAATAGCAAAACTGCCTTTCAGGGCTCCTGGGGAATTGCATTTTGCTTCCCTGTTTTGCGGGCTGTCATTATCAACATCAAAATAGTTTGGGGGAAGCTTTTCACTTTCCACGTAGGTGCCTTTACcacaaaatttttataaaatatacagcCCAGACTGTAGATTACAGTGGAATATGTtctaagaacaaataaaactgCCAAGAAACCTTAAACTTCATTTAGTAGATGTATTTGTTATTGTGCATAGtattattttgaaactattttgtgCAAAATAGgacaaagaaaataagtaattatGCTAACTCTTGTTAGGAGCCAAGATTTTCAGTGTTAGAGAAAAGAGACCAAGAATAAATTCAAGGAAGTTAAGAGAACAATCTGTAAAGTTGAATTTGAATTGGAAACCAGAAAATTGTAGAATTTATTGCAGTTGCTTTACTTTTATACAATAACACCAAGaacagttttctcctctgttgtTTTGTTCTCCAATACCTGTGACTAACCTTTTTAAGAGTTCTCCCTGCAACAATGGCAGAGATAAAAGTGGTGCCCAGATGAAGTCTGCGTTTGTATTTTGTGTGGCCCAcatagggctttttttttttctttttaaatttgaggaGATGTTTCTGAAGTGGGAGATTTTACATCATATCAGgatttccagcttttttttttttttt comes from the Camelus dromedarius isolate mCamDro1 chromosome 15, mCamDro1.pat, whole genome shotgun sequence genome and includes:
- the SPR gene encoding sepiapterin reductase, which gives rise to MEAGAGKVGSLGRAVCVLTGASRGFGRTLAQLLVPLLSPGSVLVLSARNDEALRQLEAELGSGRPGLRLVWVPADLGAEADLQRLLAAVRELPRPEGLQRMMLINNAATLGDVSKGFVDLADSAEVNNYWALNLTSMLCLTSSILKAFPKSPGLSRTVVNISSLCALQPFKGWALYCAGKAARDMLFQVLAAEDPSVRVLSYAPGPLDTDMQQLARETSVDPDLREKLQELKTKGKLVDCRVSAQKLLSLLQKDKFKSGAHVDFYDE